Sequence from the Sporohalobacter salinus genome:
CACAAAATTCTTTCACAATAAAACCGTTGACATGGGAGGTATAGGACTCGATGTCGTCCTCATTAATACCATAATTCCCAATCAACGGATAAGTCATAGTTACTATTTCACCTTTATATGAGGCATCAGTTAAAATCTCTTGATAACCAGTCATACTAGTATTGAAAACTATCTCTCCTTCAGCACCGCTTTCTAAAGCACCAAAGCCCTTACCGGTAAATATTGTTCCATCTTCTAAAACTAATTTTGCTTCCATAGTCTTTATATCTCCTTTCAAGTTTACTACCAAGGTAGTTTACCAGCTTCAGCTAAAGCAGTATTAATATCTTCTCGCATATACTTTACTGCTGCCTGGGATGCTTTTTGATATTCAGCAGCCGAAAATCTATCCTTCCAAGGATCCCGCTGATAAGCAAAAATAATTCCCCGAGCCGAATTAACTATAGCTCCATAACCATCATCTCTAAAGGAAGGAACTACCTCTTTAGCTCCAGCTCCCTGTGCTCCATAACCCGGCACTAAAAAATAAGCATTTTTCATCATCTTTCGCAGTTCTCTAGCTTCTTCAGGGTAAGTAGCACCTACAACTGCTCCTACAGCAGAAAATCCATTCTTATCTTTTATCTCTTCACCCCAATTGTTTACTAATCTAGACATAACTTTGTAAATTTTCTCATCATCTACTTTTAAATCCTGCAGCTCACCAGCCGATGGATTAGAAGTTCTAACCAAAACAAAGACTCCTTTTCCATACTGCTTACAGGCTTCAACAAAAGGATCAATCCCATCGCT
This genomic interval carries:
- the pyrF gene encoding orotidine-5'-phosphate decarboxylase yields the protein MSSFIERLNTAIKEKRSFVCVGLDPRLNRIPDQIKEEVVAKYGKTKEAVGRIFFEFNRGIIDVVADYVPAVKPQIAFYEQYGYQGIKAYEETIEYAKKRGLLVIGDAKRNDIGSTAKAYADGHLGEVDFWQESEVGYGADALTVNGYLGSDGIDPFVEACKQYGKGVFVLVRTSNPSAGELQDLKVDDEKIYKVMSRLVNNWGEEIKDKNGFSAVGAVVGATYPEEARELRKMMKNAYFLVPGYGAQGAGAKEVVPSFRDDGYGAIVNSARGIIFAYQRDPWKDRFSAAEYQKASQAAVKYMREDINTALAEAGKLPW